The Sorangiineae bacterium MSr11367 genome window below encodes:
- the shc gene encoding squalene--hopene cyclase: protein MTNSTIVVPQPSSSSSDVHAASKAVRRAVDYSYGKQRADGHWCAELESNCTITSEYVLMCQALGVDLASKREGLVQYLFEHQNDDGSWGIAHDVDGDVSTTAECYLALRILGIATADAGLERAASFILTHGGLEKMRVFTRIFFALFGLFPWDSVPVLPPELILLPASSPVNIYAFASWARGTIVPLLVLFHHKPLYALPNGKHAENDWLDHLWRNPHDKHVPYAPPLGGILREHKVSAKSVISLGYKAVLGYETLTGGLFSPVRKRAVQACVDWVLEHQEPSGDWAGIFPPMVNGVLALHAHGYALDSDPMRRGLEAIERFTMTDADGVRVEACQSPVWDTCLTMIGLLDCEAGDARLSAPRQWMTKLQILDDHGDWKVYNTKGRPGGWSFEYANTWYPDVDDTAAVVMALLKQDPSSAKSDVVRRAIEWIVSMQNEDGGWAAFDRKNDKLFLNDIPFSDMDSLCDPSTPDIVGRILEALGILGDRRYEAACARGIAYLRKNQEPEGSWFGRWGVNYVYGTSNVLCGLMHHGFRASDPMIGRALGWLKSVQNADGGWGEHVNSYADRNLMGRGTSTASQTAWGLMGLLAFLPPEDPSVQRGIAWLVSRQTDEGTWNEKEFTGTGFPKYFYLRYHMYRHYFPLMALGRYVRALRAS, encoded by the coding sequence ATGACCAACTCAACGATCGTCGTCCCGCAGCCGTCGTCCTCGTCCTCCGATGTCCATGCGGCGTCGAAAGCCGTCCGGAGGGCGGTGGACTATTCCTACGGAAAGCAGAGGGCCGACGGGCACTGGTGCGCGGAGCTCGAGTCGAACTGCACCATCACCAGCGAATACGTGCTGATGTGTCAGGCGCTCGGGGTGGACCTCGCGTCGAAGCGTGAGGGGCTCGTGCAGTACCTCTTCGAGCACCAGAACGACGATGGGAGCTGGGGCATTGCCCACGATGTCGACGGCGACGTGTCGACGACGGCCGAGTGTTACCTCGCGCTGCGCATCCTGGGAATCGCGACGGCCGACGCGGGCCTCGAACGCGCCGCTTCGTTCATCCTGACCCACGGCGGGCTGGAGAAAATGCGCGTGTTTACGCGCATCTTCTTCGCACTGTTCGGGCTCTTTCCGTGGGACTCGGTGCCGGTGCTCCCCCCGGAGCTCATTCTGCTTCCCGCCTCGAGCCCGGTGAACATTTACGCGTTCGCAAGCTGGGCGCGCGGCACCATCGTTCCATTGCTCGTCCTGTTCCACCACAAGCCGCTCTACGCGCTGCCGAATGGCAAGCACGCCGAGAACGACTGGCTCGACCATCTGTGGCGAAACCCGCACGACAAGCACGTGCCCTATGCGCCTCCGCTCGGCGGCATTTTGCGCGAGCACAAGGTGTCGGCCAAGTCGGTCATCTCGCTCGGCTACAAAGCCGTGCTGGGCTACGAAACGTTGACGGGCGGCCTCTTTTCGCCCGTGCGCAAGCGCGCCGTGCAAGCGTGTGTCGATTGGGTGCTCGAGCATCAGGAGCCAAGTGGCGATTGGGCGGGCATCTTCCCGCCGATGGTCAACGGCGTCTTGGCGCTGCATGCGCACGGGTACGCGCTCGATTCGGATCCCATGCGCCGCGGGCTCGAAGCCATCGAGCGCTTCACCATGACGGACGCGGACGGAGTGCGCGTGGAAGCGTGCCAATCGCCGGTCTGGGACACCTGCCTGACCATGATCGGTCTGCTCGATTGCGAGGCGGGAGACGCGCGGCTTTCGGCGCCACGCCAGTGGATGACCAAGTTGCAGATCTTGGACGATCACGGCGACTGGAAGGTTTACAACACGAAGGGCCGGCCCGGTGGCTGGTCGTTCGAATATGCCAATACCTGGTACCCGGACGTGGACGATACCGCCGCCGTGGTCATGGCTCTCCTGAAGCAGGACCCATCGTCGGCCAAGAGCGACGTCGTGCGGCGTGCCATCGAGTGGATCGTCAGCATGCAGAACGAGGATGGGGGCTGGGCGGCATTCGATCGAAAGAACGACAAGCTCTTTCTCAACGATATCCCGTTCTCCGATATGGATTCGCTTTGCGATCCCAGCACTCCGGATATCGTCGGGCGCATTCTCGAGGCGCTCGGTATCTTGGGCGACCGTCGTTACGAGGCGGCGTGCGCACGCGGAATTGCCTACTTGCGCAAGAATCAGGAGCCCGAAGGCTCGTGGTTCGGGCGATGGGGTGTCAATTACGTGTACGGGACGTCCAATGTTCTCTGCGGGCTGATGCACCACGGGTTCCGGGCGTCCGATCCGATGATCGGGCGCGCCCTGGGTTGGCTCAAGTCGGTTCAGAATGCCGACGGCGGATGGGGAGAGCACGTCAATTCGTATGCGGACCGCAACCTCATGGGGCGGGGCACGTCGACGGCTTCGCAAACGGCATGGGGGCTGATGGGGCTCCTGGCGTTCTTGCCGCCGGAGGATCCGTCCGTGCAGCGCGGCATCGCATGGCTGGTTTCGCGCCAGACCGACGAGGGGACCTGGAACGAAAAGGAGTTCACCGGGACGGGGTTCCCAAAGTACTTCTATCTGCGCTACCACATGTACCGGCACTATTTCCCGCTCATGGCGCTCGGTCGTTACGTGCGGGCGCTGCGCGCTTCTTGA
- a CDS encoding carotenoid biosynthesis protein, with product MSPWGLLWGSVVHRPYVYAFLACFLVFALRHLGVWRMLLFMLPTWVIAYACEYSSTRNGFPFGYYRYFDDTRTRELWISNVPFFDSLSFVFLSYFSFVLASALVGDVSRPVSRAIPWLGGVLMMLLDVVIDPVALQGDKWFLGRIYDYPYQGFYFGVTAANFGGWFFVGFVTQAFFLLVLRGSLRPVPRRFVLGAYGVYAGIFLFNLTMTLIIGDYRLAAASAVVTAGTLGAMAVGLRTRRALAQLSSREGSA from the coding sequence GTGAGTCCGTGGGGCTTGCTCTGGGGCAGTGTCGTGCACCGCCCCTACGTCTACGCCTTTCTCGCGTGCTTTCTGGTATTCGCGCTGCGCCACCTCGGCGTTTGGCGGATGCTGCTCTTCATGCTCCCGACGTGGGTCATCGCCTACGCGTGTGAGTACAGCTCCACGCGCAACGGATTTCCCTTCGGGTACTACCGCTATTTCGATGATACGCGCACCCGGGAACTCTGGATTTCCAACGTCCCGTTTTTCGATTCGCTGTCCTTCGTCTTTCTCTCGTATTTCAGCTTCGTGCTCGCCTCCGCGCTCGTCGGCGACGTCTCCCGGCCGGTGTCGCGCGCCATTCCGTGGCTCGGGGGCGTGTTGATGATGCTGCTCGACGTGGTCATCGACCCCGTGGCGCTGCAGGGAGATAAGTGGTTTCTGGGGAGAATTTACGATTATCCGTACCAGGGTTTCTATTTCGGGGTAACGGCCGCGAATTTCGGCGGTTGGTTCTTCGTCGGGTTCGTGACGCAGGCGTTTTTTCTCCTGGTGCTGCGAGGATCGCTGCGGCCGGTACCTCGGCGGTTCGTGCTCGGCGCATATGGCGTTTATGCGGGGATCTTTCTGTTCAATCTGACCATGACGCTGATCATCGGCGATTACCGATTGGCAGCAGCGAGCGCGGTGGTGACGGCCGGCACCTTGGGCGCGATGGCCGTGGGACTTCGGACGCGGCGGGCGCTGGCGCAGCTTTCCTCGCGTGAAGGGAGTGCGTAA
- a CDS encoding FG-GAP-like repeat-containing protein translates to MPRHRFARKSRDVAATLALITTAACSAVSSDAPSEVTGTTSDKLLLDLGATLWTNNANVVPVCWMRTGYNGEKALVRNAVVATWGAVANLQFTGWGDCPTTGSARFIKIDIADKPKEPDGTYSNGGGDGQAVGYGMGILRSPGEGASVGFWLAPDHSANRGRVEYLGVHEFGHVLGFKHEQDSPDNYVNGRPVHCANQTGAVATNVRQVGPYDANSIMNYCNDTGNGQGILSPGDIVAVQSIYGLPPTASIKSVCRSAPTATSRKVKSDLAAPWPNGNKTSVGVYPSTGGAFTGWYDGLTGGGWDGRSKYAAGDFNGDGFTDIATAWNDFGWSSIAVRQSTGTGFTLKSWRDRPASFLDAAQWLPGDFNHDGFDDLAIAWNDHGSTSVGVFLSTGTSFSSYQGWASRMGGWDDSDRWVVGDFNHDGYADLATVWNNGGQNAIAVRRSTGFSFELQQSVTTADPWRNSTKWLAGDFNGDGDTDLAAAFNSNGAAQVDVHLSTGTGFSARTPWDTSGGGWSDEHDWTTGDFDGDGDWDLATVWNNGNNVVTVRKSNRSAFVERTNWENLGGWMRSTQWCAGRFTN, encoded by the coding sequence ATGCCTCGCCACCGATTCGCTCGAAAGTCTCGTGATGTTGCCGCAACATTGGCCCTGATCACCACAGCGGCATGTTCTGCGGTATCCTCGGATGCACCGTCCGAGGTGACAGGGACCACGTCGGACAAGTTGCTGCTCGATCTCGGGGCCACGCTCTGGACCAACAATGCCAACGTCGTGCCGGTCTGCTGGATGCGGACTGGTTACAACGGCGAAAAAGCCTTGGTTCGAAACGCCGTCGTTGCAACATGGGGCGCGGTCGCGAACCTGCAGTTCACGGGATGGGGGGACTGTCCGACCACCGGGAGCGCACGATTCATCAAAATAGATATCGCGGACAAACCGAAGGAACCCGACGGAACGTATTCGAACGGCGGAGGGGACGGGCAAGCCGTTGGTTACGGTATGGGAATCCTGCGTTCGCCGGGGGAAGGGGCCTCCGTTGGTTTTTGGCTCGCCCCCGATCATTCGGCCAATCGCGGCCGCGTAGAATACCTCGGCGTGCACGAGTTCGGACACGTTTTAGGCTTCAAACACGAACAAGACAGCCCTGACAACTACGTCAACGGCAGGCCGGTTCATTGCGCGAATCAAACGGGTGCGGTCGCGACGAACGTTCGCCAAGTGGGGCCGTACGATGCCAACTCGATCATGAACTACTGCAACGATACGGGGAACGGGCAGGGCATTCTCAGCCCGGGAGATATCGTGGCCGTGCAGTCCATTTATGGCCTCCCCCCCACGGCTTCCATCAAGAGTGTTTGTCGTTCGGCGCCCACCGCGACATCGCGAAAGGTCAAGAGCGACCTTGCAGCTCCGTGGCCGAACGGAAATAAGACGTCCGTCGGCGTCTATCCGTCGACGGGAGGTGCATTCACCGGTTGGTACGATGGTCTCACGGGGGGAGGCTGGGACGGTCGTTCCAAATACGCTGCGGGCGATTTCAACGGAGATGGATTTACAGATATCGCGACGGCTTGGAACGATTTTGGGTGGAGCTCGATCGCGGTTCGACAATCCACTGGAACGGGCTTTACCCTCAAGTCATGGCGTGATCGACCGGCCTCATTCCTGGATGCAGCCCAATGGCTCCCGGGTGACTTCAACCACGATGGCTTCGACGATCTGGCCATCGCATGGAACGATCATGGGTCGACGTCCGTGGGGGTATTCCTCTCGACCGGGACGAGCTTTTCAAGCTACCAAGGTTGGGCGTCGCGCATGGGAGGCTGGGACGACAGCGACCGATGGGTCGTCGGTGACTTCAATCATGATGGATACGCGGATCTTGCGACGGTCTGGAACAACGGCGGACAGAATGCGATTGCCGTCCGGCGATCGACGGGGTTCTCGTTCGAACTCCAGCAATCGGTCACCACGGCCGACCCGTGGCGGAATTCTACGAAGTGGCTGGCCGGCGATTTCAACGGCGACGGAGACACGGATCTTGCTGCAGCGTTCAACAGCAATGGGGCTGCGCAAGTCGATGTCCACCTTTCGACAGGTACGGGCTTCTCGGCGCGAACGCCGTGGGACACCTCCGGCGGAGGATGGTCGGACGAGCATGATTGGACGACCGGCGATTTCGATGGCGACGGAGATTGGGACCTCGCAACCGTCTGGAACAATGGAAACAATGTCGTAACCGTGCGCAAATCGAACCGATCTGCGTTCGTCGAGCGAACGAATTGGGAGAACCTAGGCGGATGGATGCGCAGCACCCAGTGGTGCGCGGGCAGGTTCACGAACTGA
- a CDS encoding DUF4056 domain-containing protein has translation MPIHLGATHVPVVIAGVISTSGVGRHSYAVDGELTENNGFLYTRRGGFVDLGHTRDYADIAAYLATRLRPLLARGAGTIDLGPKGAERIVRVLRAVPAEDVARTSDLIAIRVTFHLSVWAELVQYYGLTKFRAAEEIYSSFTPDDLYSNLLGAHLGVAALESALPYDHAMDLALSTTFERLGAVSQAETRRTLDQLAGRWWSPKHAWPSYQIAIRRSYVMGPKVPPTLAPADVIATEGDPVVLTVPQTDDQGIPLPEYYALAIEPHAHELIRFPREEMGKPLGEPDLPRLTDEVRRAIEAGIPNPPPERLEAGIHGSVAHYVTGIRLLELSGLGGVQGSGEGNVRGMGGGGLELVRGDTRGGDFGVLKIDVMHAPERGLMAGFTFFQSDALWFCHDPETRELRPPLVSLLGPCAPGEWFGLGGAIGEAILDGGTGRAALRPIRLAGVLNPLGNGQSASYDAVRLLLHLGGALEHIWSEDREGRTIPRTGGSLSFLVRSPSRQVELRGATGYRLDPAKPRDGVFESDVRLSYNFVVGRSQVAGRPGELVPFGLGSVGLRGSYSYWARPQNAFPELAAPFVSVDQPGTWQLLLTATLGLQKLTF, from the coding sequence TTCGTCGATCTCGGGCACACGCGGGATTACGCGGACATCGCCGCCTACCTTGCAACGCGCCTGCGCCCGCTCCTCGCGCGCGGGGCGGGAACCATCGATCTCGGACCCAAGGGCGCCGAGCGAATCGTTCGCGTCCTGCGTGCCGTGCCGGCGGAGGACGTGGCCCGGACGAGCGATCTCATCGCCATCCGTGTCACGTTCCATCTCTCGGTTTGGGCCGAGCTCGTTCAATATTATGGGCTTACGAAGTTTCGGGCGGCGGAGGAGATCTATTCTTCGTTTACCCCAGACGATCTGTATTCGAATCTTCTCGGCGCCCACCTCGGTGTCGCCGCGCTCGAAAGCGCACTCCCTTACGACCATGCGATGGACCTCGCGCTCTCGACCACGTTCGAGCGCCTTGGCGCGGTTTCGCAAGCGGAAACGCGCAGGACACTCGACCAGCTGGCCGGCCGCTGGTGGAGCCCGAAGCATGCGTGGCCCTCGTATCAAATCGCCATTCGGCGCAGTTACGTCATGGGGCCCAAGGTACCGCCGACGTTGGCGCCCGCCGACGTGATCGCGACGGAAGGCGATCCCGTGGTGCTGACCGTGCCGCAAACGGACGATCAAGGGATCCCGCTCCCCGAGTATTACGCACTTGCGATCGAGCCCCACGCGCACGAATTGATCCGATTTCCACGCGAAGAGATGGGAAAGCCCCTCGGCGAGCCCGATCTTCCTCGCCTCACCGACGAGGTGCGGCGCGCGATCGAGGCAGGGATACCGAATCCTCCGCCGGAAAGGTTGGAGGCCGGCATCCACGGCTCGGTCGCGCATTACGTGACGGGGATACGCCTTCTCGAGCTGTCGGGTCTCGGGGGCGTGCAGGGATCCGGCGAGGGCAACGTGCGGGGCATGGGCGGCGGGGGGCTCGAGCTCGTTCGCGGCGATACGCGCGGGGGCGACTTCGGCGTTCTGAAGATCGATGTGATGCACGCGCCCGAGCGCGGGCTCATGGCGGGGTTTACGTTCTTTCAGTCCGACGCACTCTGGTTCTGTCACGATCCGGAAACGCGGGAGCTGCGCCCGCCGCTCGTCTCCCTCTTGGGTCCATGCGCGCCCGGCGAGTGGTTCGGGCTCGGTGGTGCGATTGGCGAAGCGATTCTCGACGGAGGAACCGGAAGAGCCGCGTTGCGGCCCATCCGCCTCGCGGGCGTGCTCAATCCTCTGGGCAACGGTCAATCGGCGAGCTACGACGCCGTGCGCTTGCTCCTTCATTTGGGGGGCGCGCTCGAGCACATCTGGAGCGAGGATCGCGAGGGGCGCACGATCCCACGCACGGGCGGGAGTCTCTCCTTCCTCGTGCGCTCGCCTTCACGGCAGGTGGAGCTGCGCGGCGCCACAGGCTACCGACTCGATCCGGCGAAACCACGCGACGGCGTGTTCGAGTCCGATGTTCGCCTGTCGTACAACTTCGTCGTGGGCCGCTCGCAGGTCGCCGGCCGCCCCGGCGAACTCGTTCCTTTCGGCCTCGGCTCCGTGGGCCTCCGCGGAAGCTACTCCTACTGGGCGCGCCCGCAAAACGCCTTCCCCGAGCTCGCCGCCCCCTTCGTCTCCGTCGACCAGCCGGGCACATGGCAACTTCTGCTCACGGCAACCTTGGGGCTGCAGAAGCTGACCTTTTAG